From the Babylonia areolata isolate BAREFJ2019XMU chromosome 33, ASM4173473v1, whole genome shotgun sequence genome, one window contains:
- the LOC143277138 gene encoding LOW QUALITY PROTEIN: uncharacterized protein LOC143277138 (The sequence of the model RefSeq protein was modified relative to this genomic sequence to represent the inferred CDS: deleted 1 base in 1 codon) has product MKKRDRGEFTSMSWGASKGGDHHARSGGASGGGGGGGSPFSLSRFLPSRSRRRHHSKSRMSLDSDSHSMKSESSLASHNVTSTSLPAFHNTGVAGVVTLTTPLSRTHNTNVAAAAATASVEVASVKTAAVAAAAAASSSLPSSSLALPAPSPAPSESSMGGVGGVSGGGGGSGMRECPVCMVELGLEAFPPIQTCHHRTCLQCLRRYLQIEISESRVSIACPECNERFHPNDMRAILEDEVLMGKYEDFMLRRVLAMDPDTRWCPAPDCGYAVIAAGCAGCPKLKCEREGCDTYFCYHCKQHWHPNQTCDAARAERSPNNRSASVSYSHESSSQSEIKPCPRCGAFIVKMNDGSCNHMTCAVCSAEFCWLCMKEISDLHYLSPSGCTFWGRKPWSRKKKILWQLGTLVGAPVGITLVAGIAVPAMIIGIPVWVGRKIHARYRLSSKHRRNLAVTGGVAASIIASPIVAGLAVGIGVPILLAYVYGVVPISLCRSGGCGVTTTNTGGVRFEFDEENEGNAQGNFSGDNQSETMPAVANPSIAPSIGDASLGMTNSLSASGSHMERVGILRDADSDRDSASNRAIASASLNGSLCGSTYTNKLEVQADVVPGGGGPHKRASFSSESANISLSEKSATVSFDEASLRVIYSEGHTRETLDSNADGGDTTTNTAATDAGGNEGTDTTTTTSPTTPQSPRPFSRSSGAGGEEGGRHSTKCKKLTRFVDDIPLVSPTASAVVTGDNGDGGSSGRGGERGRPRAPPPLSSSKPDPNPDNDRTTSLLTARSSHLKFCRSGGGGGGGSSSLSGKISINDNVALHPASTTTPSRSQETNTTDSHFPSSILRSEEAGAGGRKAGGVGAVLQASEVGVSRVSLCSSGEVASSAGQVLPEVDTDKPPIVPSSSASSSPRCQSSSDTPLHPHHHHRSRSFSLSCSSLEKRAWEGVATGGSEERTMAVVLPDNKVAPVVATATTTTTVAAAATAASGRAEGRRGLRRHSYELAYRHGRISPSLFDEAH; this is encoded by the exons ATGAAGAAGCGTGACCGCGGGGAGTTCACCTCCATGTCCTGGGGGGCCAGCAAAGGGGGGGACCACCATGCTCGTAGTGGCGGCGCCAgcggcggagggggcgggggtggctcccccttctccctcagcCGCTTCCTGCCCTCGCGCAGCCGGCGGCGCCACCACTCCAAGTCGCGCATGAGCCTGGACTCGGACTCGCACTCAATGAAGTCGGAGTCGAGCCTGGCCTCACACAATGTCACCAGCACCTCCCTGCCGGCATTCCACAACACGGGCGTGGCGGGGGTGGTCACCCTCACCACGCCACTCTcccgcacacacaacaccaacgtGGCTGCGGCAGCAGCGACAGCGTCGGTGGAGGTGGCGTCTGTAAAAACGGCGGCAGTGGCAGCAGCTGCGGCAGCGTCTAGCAGTCTTCCGAGCTCGTCTTTGGCATTGCCAGCTCCGTCTCCGGCCCCATCGGAGAGCAGCATGggcggtgttggtggtgtcagtggtggtggtggcggtagcggGATGCGTGAGTGCCCGGTGTGCATGGTGGAGCTTGGGCTGGAGGCCTTCCCACCCATCCAGACGTGCCACCACCGCACCTGCCTGCAGTGCCTGCGACGCTACCTTCAGATTGAGATCAGCGAGTCGCGAGTGAGCATCGCCTGCCCTGAGTGCAACGAGCGTTTCCACCCCAACGACATGCGCGCCATCCTGGAGGATGAGGTGCTCATGGGCAAGTATGAAGACTTCATGCTGCGCCGGGTCCTCGCCATGGACCCTGACACTCGCTGGTGCCCTGCCCCGGACTGCGG atatgcGGTGATAGCGGCGGGGTGTGCGGGTTGCCCTAAGCTGAAGTGTGAGCGCGAGGGCTGCGACACGTACTTCTGCTACCACTGCAAGCAGCACTGGCACCCCAACCAGACATGTGATGCTGCTCGCGCCGAGCGCTCACCCAACAACCGCTCGGCCTCCGTCAGCTACAGCCATGAGTCCAGCTCTCAGA gtgagATCAAGCCGTGCCCACGGTGTGGGGCATTCATTGTGAAGATGAACGACGGCTCCTGTAATCACATGACCTGTGCCGTGTGTTCTGCGGAGTTCTGCTGGCTGTGTATGAAGGAGATTTCAGACCTTCACTATCTAAG CCCGTCCGGCTGTACGTTCTGGGGCCGGAAGCCGTGGAGCCGGAAGAAGAAGATCCTGTGGCAGCTGGGCACGTTGGTAGGTGCCCCTGTGGGCATCACGCTGGTGGCCGGCATCGCCGTGCCCGCCATGATCATCGGCATCCCCGTctgggtggggaggaag ATCCATGCAAGGTATCGACTGTCGTCCAAACACCGACGTAACTTGGCAGTGACCGGGGGAGTGGCTGCCTCCATCATCGCCTCACCCATCGTGGCTGGGCTGGCTGTGG gcATCGGGGTTCCCATCTTGTTGGCCTATGTGTACGGTGTGGTGCCCATCTCCCTGTGTCGCAGCGGCGGCTGTGGGGTCACAACCACCAACACTGGTGGCGTGCGCTTTGAGTTTGACGAGGAGAACGAGGGCAACGCGCAGGGCAACTTCTCTG GCGACAACCAGAGCGAGACGATGCCGGCAGTGGCCAACCCCAGCATTGCGCCAAGCATTGGGGATGCCTCGCTGGGCATGACCAACAGCCTGAGCGCCAGCGGCAGCCACATGGAGCGGGTGGGGATCCTGCGGGATGCAGACAGCGACCGTGACTCCGCCTCCAACCGCGCCATCGCCTCCGCCAGCCTCAACGGCAGTCTGTGCGGTTCCACCTACACTAACAA aCTGGAGGTTCAGGCAGACGTggttccggggggtggggggccccaCAAGCGGGCCAGCTTCAGCAGCGAGTCAGCCAACATCAGTCTGAGCGAGAAGTCGGCCACTGTGTCCTTTGACGAGGCCAGCCTCCGCGTCATCTACTCCGAGGGTCACACCAG AGAGACTTTGGACAGCAACGCAGACGGCggagacaccaccaccaacaccgccgcCACTGACGCCGGGGGCAACGAGGGgacggacaccaccaccaccacctcccccaccaccccccagagCCCCCGCCCCTTCAGCCGCTCctcgggggccgggggggaggaagggggccggCACAGCACCAAGTGCAAGAAGCTGACGCGCTTCGTCGACGACATTCCCCTGGTGTCCCCGACCGCCAGCGCTGTGGTGACGGGTGACAACGGGGACGGGGGGAGCAgcggaaggggtggggaaaggggacgTCCTcgggcccctccccccct ctcctcctctaaacCGGACCCCAACCCTGACAACGACCGAACGACTTCCTTGTTAACTGCACGGTCCTCTCACCTCAAATTCTgccgcagtggtggtggtggtggtggtggcagtagtagtctgTCTGGGAAGATCAGCATCAACGATAACGTTGCTCTCCATCCCGCTTCCACCACTACCCCCTCACGCTCGCAGGAGACGAACACGACGGACTCTCACTTTCCCAGCAGCATCCTGCGATCGGAGGAAGCCGGAGCCGGGGGAAGGaaagcagggggtgtgggggcggttcTCCAGGCAAGCGAGGTGGGCGTGTCACGCGTCAGTCTGTGCAGCAGCGGCGAGGTGGCCTCCTCGGCTGGTCAGGTCTTGCCGGAGGTCGACACGGACAAGCCGCCCAttgtcccctcctcctccgcctcctcctccccacgcTGCCAGTCCTCATCcgacacacccctccacccccaccaccaccaccgttctcGCAGCTTCAGCCTCAGCTGTTCATCGTTGGAGAAGCGTGCGTGGGAAGGAGTGGCGACTGGGGGGAGCGAGGAGAGGACGATGGCCGTTGTTCTGCCGGACAACAAGGTTGCACCTGtcgttgctactgctactaccaccaccaccgttgctgctgctgcgactgctGCTAGCGGTCGAGCGGAAGGGCGTCGCGGCCTGCGTCGCCATAGTTACGAACTGGCCTACAGGCATGGAAGAATATCACCTAGCCTTTTCGATGAAGCTCACTAG